In Candidatus Binatia bacterium, the sequence GGGGGGGGGTGGGTGGGGATGGGCGGTCGCCCGCCCACCCCTCTGAGGAACTTTTGAGGCGGGGCCTGAAACAGAGCCTCGCCCCCAAACGTAGAGCAAGCAGCAATGGAACTCCGATCATGTGGTTGACTAGATTCGCGATTAGCCGGCCGGTGATTACCGCGATGGTTTTCATCGCGCTCGCCATTTTCGGCACGGTTGCCTTCTATAAGATAGGGCGCAGCGCGCAACCGCCGGGGACCGACTTCCCGATCGTCGTGGTCTACTCGGCCTACCCCGGGGCGTCGCCTCAGGAGATGGAGCGCCTGGTCGTCAAGCCGATCGAAGATCAGCTCGACGGGATCGACAACCTCGACCAGCTCAACGCGACGGCCCAAGAGGGCGTCGCGACGATCATCGTCCAGTTCAAGCTTGGGACGAACCTCGATATCGCGGCGATCAACGTGCAGAGTGCGGTAGACACGGCTCGCGTCTACCTGCCCGCCGACCTCAATCCGCCGAGCGTGGAGAAGAACGGCGCCTCGCAGCCGCTGCTCGACGTCGCGGTCAGCTCGAAGTCGCTCTCGCCGACGCAGCTCGCCGATTTCGTCAACAACAAGCTCGAGCCGATCCTCAAGGCGATTCCGAACATCCAAGCGGTCAGCATCTACGGCGCGAGCGATCGCGAGTTCCACGTCGAGCCGATCCCCGAGCGCCTGCTCGGGGCGAACGCGACGCTCGGCGACGTGTTCGCGGCGGTCGCCGCGAACAACGCGAACCTGCCCGGCGGCATGCTGCGCCAGCGGACGCAGGAGACCAGCGTCTCCGTGCACGCCGAGATCAACACGGCGCAGGATCTTCTCGGCGTACCGATGAGCGTGCCGGGCAGCTCGAACAAGAACATGAAGATCGGCGACGTCGCCTACGCGTTCGACAGCCACGTCGAACCGACGTCGATTTCGCATTACAACGGGGAGCCGCGAATCTACGTCGAGCTCGACCGGAACATCGCGGCCGACGAGATCACGTCGACGAAGATCGCTCGAGATCACCTCAAACAGATCGGCCAGCAGTTTCCCGAGCTGACCTTCAACGAGATCGACGCGCCCGCCGACTACACGCAGAAGTCTCTCAACGGCGTCTGGCAGTCGCTCATCGAGGGCATCGTGCTCACGATGCTCGTGATGCTGCTCTTCCTGCACGCGTGGCGGAACGCGATCGTCATCATGATCGCCATCCCGACGTCGATTCTTTCGACGTTCATCTTGATGAAGATGTTCGGCTTCCATCTCGATACGATGTCGCTGATGGGGCTCTCGCTGATCATCGGAATCCTGGTCGACGACTCGATCGTCGTGCTCGAAAACATCACCCGGCATCGAGATCTCGGAGAAGAGCCGATCGACGCGGCGATCAACGGCCGCAGCGAGATCGGCGGCGCGGCGGTCGCCATTACGATGGTCGACGTCGTCGTCTTCCTGCCGATCGCGTTCCTGCCCGGCATCGTCGGCGCATACCTGCGCGAGTTCGGCGCCGTCATCGTGATCGCGACGCTCTTCTCGCTCTTCGTCTCGTTCACGCTCACGCCGCTGCTCGCGGCGCGGTGGAGCGTCCTGAAGCGCTCGAAGGCGCGTCCGGCGTGGATGGAGGTTCTCGGCTCGCTGAAAACGACCCTCATCCTTTGCGGCGCCGCGATCGTGGCGTGGCTCATTCCCTGGCCGATTGCCGAGCTGCGCGAGATCCTTCCGATCATGATCGCCGCGGTCATGGTGTTGAACTTCTTCGTGCTGCGCTACGATTCGATTCTCAACTGGTACCGGACGAAGGCGCTGCCATATGCGTTGCAGCACGGCCTGTTCGTCGTCTTTACGTGCAGCGTGCTCGTGCTCAACTCGCTCACGCTCGCGATGGGGGCCGGCGCGACCACCGTCACGATCAACGTGCTGATCCTCGTCCTCGTCGTCATCTGGCATCTCGTCGGGATGGTTCTCCGCCGGCGCGTGCCCGAGGAGAGCCTCGCCTACCGCTGGTCCCCGTCCCGCAACGGCAGCGGGCGGCGGGGGGCGATCGTGCGCCTCGTCGCCGACTTCATCAAGAACGTCCCGCGGGTCTTCCTGCGCTGGTTCTACGCGACCGGGCGCAGCCGCCGCCTGACGTTCGCCACGTTCGCGCTGCCGGTCGCACTCTCGATCCTGCTTCCGCTGCTCGGTCCGATCGACTTCGATTTCGTGCCGCAGGTGCAGAACGGCGAGATCGCGATGACGGTGACCTACCCGCCGGGCACGCCGCTGCAGGTGACGTCCAAGTTCGTCACCGCGCTCGAACGGGGCATCATGAAGCTCGACGGCATCAAGTC encodes:
- a CDS encoding efflux RND transporter permease subunit, which translates into the protein MWLTRFAISRPVITAMVFIALAIFGTVAFYKIGRSAQPPGTDFPIVVVYSAYPGASPQEMERLVVKPIEDQLDGIDNLDQLNATAQEGVATIIVQFKLGTNLDIAAINVQSAVDTARVYLPADLNPPSVEKNGASQPLLDVAVSSKSLSPTQLADFVNNKLEPILKAIPNIQAVSIYGASDREFHVEPIPERLLGANATLGDVFAAVAANNANLPGGMLRQRTQETSVSVHAEINTAQDLLGVPMSVPGSSNKNMKIGDVAYAFDSHVEPTSISHYNGEPRIYVELDRNIAADEITSTKIARDHLKQIGQQFPELTFNEIDAPADYTQKSLNGVWQSLIEGIVLTMLVMLLFLHAWRNAIVIMIAIPTSILSTFILMKMFGFHLDTMSLMGLSLIIGILVDDSIVVLENITRHRDLGEEPIDAAINGRSEIGGAAVAITMVDVVVFLPIAFLPGIVGAYLREFGAVIVIATLFSLFVSFTLTPLLAARWSVLKRSKARPAWMEVLGSLKTTLILCGAAIVAWLIPWPIAELREILPIMIAAVMVLNFFVLRYDSILNWYRTKALPYALQHGLFVVFTCSVLVLNSLTLAMGAGATTVTINVLILVLVVIWHLVGMVLRRRVPEESLAYRWSPSRNGSGRRGAIVRLVADFIKNVPRVFLRWFYATGRSRRLTFATFALPVALSILLPLLGPIDFDFVPQVQNGEIAMTVTYPPGTPLQVTSKFVTALERGIMKLDGIKSVSSTVGRKPQGWGSAIGDNYARLDAQTLPERRHDTYKIIDQIRKLAYLVPGADFQVAGENGNGSGASIFYSLSGPEDAIAPAAEKVAQFLRDTPGSVNVQTSNEAAASRLNVNIDAQKAEVLGISPSTAANAARLAIDGAVATRVRSENGLVDVRVQFPLSDRKTVDQLQDVRVRAEDGTLVPLADIANLQWTQAPLQIKRLNRQRVVDVYGGTLPGYSLGAVTGPLERQLRKPGFLPEGVALTAQGDTQFMNETMANMGIALLTSFMLVYMLMVILYGSFLEPLIVMLCVPLAIIGALVALSLMHRIEPNAGQSLNIISMIGIIMLFGLVAKNGILLVDYSNTLCRRGMRVHDAVLQASTTRFRPILMTTCAMIFGMLPLSLGFAEGGEWRQAMGTVIIGGLLSSLILTLFLVPMVYETWMGFFERLADRRAIAAEMSQPAEVARA